From Juglans regia cultivar Chandler chromosome 8, Walnut 2.0, whole genome shotgun sequence, the proteins below share one genomic window:
- the LOC109004294 gene encoding O-fucosyltransferase 16-like: protein MAFQRRRHHYYLRLQRLIPFISALSAVLLILFALLSFLAPSPVDSVHLRHRSFLKIRNDDAVGISSFRVPSGEGKSARDLWSSRNYKFYYGCSNASKKFQKVEAITHPNRYLAIATSGGLNQQRTGITDAVVAARILNATLVVPKLDQKSFWKDSSNFSEIFDVDWFISFLSKDVKIIQHLPRKGGETLDPYTMRVPRKCSERCYESRVLPVLLERHAVQLTKFDYRLANKLGTDLQKLRCRVNYHALRFIDPILHMGEKLVRRMKMKGKHYIALHLRFEPDMLAFSGCYYGGGEKERKELAAIRRRWKTLHISNPEKERRHGKCPLTPEEVGLMLRALGYGSDVHIYVASGEVYGGEETLAPLKALFPNFYSKETIATKEELEPFSSFSSRMAALDFIVCDESDVFVTNNNGNMARILAGRRRYFGHKPSIRPNAKKLYRLFLSRNNMTWETFASRVRTFQRGFMGEPKEVRPGRGEFHENPSTCICEDSDAKAERDSGPRKHGKGHYPTRKDVVIDVQNLDDEPEWLDMDDNEDRNEPLERGLFNRTVSDFDGAISDDDPDLEEILSD from the exons ATGGCGTTTCAGAGGCGGCGCCACCACTATTACCTCCGCCTCCAGCGTCTTATCCCGTTTATTTCCGCCTTGTCCGCCGTTCTTCTCATCCTATTCGCTCTACTATCCTTTCTCGCCCCTTCCCCCGTCGATTCCGTTCACCTCCGCCACCGTTCCTtc CTCAAGATTCGCAACGACGATGCAGTTGGAATTTCGTCATTTCGTGTTCCG AGTGGCGAGGGGAAATCGGCTCGTGATCTTTGGAGCTCCAGAAATTACAAGTTCTACTACGGTTGCAGCAATGCCAGCAAGAAGTTTCAAA AAGTTGAAGCTATTACGCATCCCAATCGATACCTGGCAATTGCAACTAGTGGGGGCTTGAATCAACAAAGAACTGGT ATTACAGATGCTGTGGTTGCTGCCCGTATATTAAATGCTACTCTTGTTGTTCCAAAGTTGGACCAAAAGTCCTTCTGGAAAGATTCCAG TAACTTTTCAGAGATCTTTGATGTCGATTGGTTTATATCATTTCTGTCAAAAGATGTTAAAATTATTCAACATCTGCCTAGGAAGGGAGGGGAAACTTTGGATCCATACACCATGCGTGTGCCAAGGAAGTGTAGTGAAAGATGTTATGAAAGTCGTGTATTGCCTGTTCTCTTGGAAAGGCAT GCTGTTCAGCTCACCAAATTTGATTACAGACTTGCAAACAAGTTGGGCACAGATTTGCAAAAGTTGAGATGTAGAGTTAACTACCATGCATTAAGGTTTATTGATCCAATACTTCATATGGGTGAAAAATTGGTTCGCCGGATGAAGATGAAAGGCAAGCATTATATCGCATTACACCTGAG GTTTGAACCTGATATGCTTGCATTCTCAGGATGCTATTATGGTGGtggagaaaaggaaaggaaagaactgGCTGCAATACGGAGGAGGTGGAAAACTTTACAT ATTAGCAATCCTGAAAAGGAAAGGAGGCATGGAAAATGCCCACTCACACCAGAAGAAGTAGGTCTGATGCTGAGAGCACTGGGATATGGCAGTGATGTCCACATTTATGTGGCATCCGGGGAAGTGTATGGAGGGGAAGAGACATTGGCACCCTTGAAAGCACTCTTCCCAAATTTCTATTCAAAAGAAACTATAGCCACTAAGGAGGAGTTGGAAccgttttcttcattttcttctcgcATGGCTGCACTTGATTTCATTGTGTGCGATGAAAGTGATGTATTTGTGACCAACAATAATGGTAATATGGCTAGAATATTGGCTGGACGAAG GAGATATTTTGGACACAAACCTTCTATTCGACCAAATGCTAAAAAGCTATATCGGTTGTTCTTGAGCAGAAATAACATGACTTGGGAAACGTTTGCCTCTAGAGTTCGTACTTTTCAAAGAGGTTTCATGGGGGAGCCAAAAGAAGTGAGGCCTGGCAGAGGTGAATTTCATGAGAACCCATCTACATGTATATGCGAAGATTCTGATGCCAAGGCAGAAAGAGATTCCGGACCTAGAAAACATGGCAAGGGTCATTATCCCACCAGAAAAGATGTAGTAATTGATGTTCAAAATCTTGATGATGAGCCAGAATGGCTTGATATGGATGACAATGAAGATCGGAATGAACCCCTAGAGAGAGGTCTCTTCAACAGAACTGTTTCGGATTTTGATGGAGCAATCTCTGATGATGATCCTGATTTGGAAGAGATTCTTTCGGACTAG
- the LOC109004295 gene encoding 50S ribosomal protein L22, chloroplastic-like, with protein MVGWQRHIQFVLRRFGKRVEYNYNASANFSSVRLESSNFTSELPYLQRLWRPPSANISRPLYQYFQQLGISSSRKLLADLSEESAIPSPLTPVLALNSGKSDDQNQKAVSKPSKVQAVLKGIKQSPKKINLVAALVRGMRVEDALLQLQVTVKRAAKTVYQVIHSARANATHNHGLDPDRLLIAESFVGKGLFKKRVSYHAKGKCGIKVRPECRLTVVVREMTAEEEAEIARLRVHNFRKLTKRERRLVPHKLIETTPIWNRKGKAREPSGMAA; from the exons ATGGTGGGCTGGCAGAGACACATACAATTTGTACTTCGTCGCTTTGGGAAAAGAGTGGAATATAATTACAATGCATCTGCCAACTTTTCTTCGGTTCGCTTGGAATCCTCCAATTTTACAA GTGAGTTACCTTATTTGCAGAGACTATGGAGACCACCTTCTGCAAACATCTCAAGGCCTTTGTATCAATATTTTCAACAATTG GGAATTTCTAGTTCAAGGAAGTTACTAGCAGATTTGTCTGAAGAATCAGCCATCCCATCTCCATTGACTCCTGTGTTGGCATTAAACAGTGGAAAAAGTGATGACCAGAACCAGAAAGCAGTTTCTAAACCTTCTAAGGTTCAAGCTGTCTTAAAGGGCATTAAACAG AGTCCAAAGAAGATCAACTTGGTTGCTGCTTTAGTTCGTGGCATGCGAGTTGAAGATGCATTGTTGCAGTTGCAAGTGACAGTAAAGCGAGCTGCAAAGACTGTATATCAG GTTATTCACTCAGCCCGAGCAAACGCAACTCATAACCATGGTCTGGATCCAGATCGTCTCCTCATTG CTGAGTCATTTGTTGGGAAAGGATTATTTAAAAAGAGGGTTTCCTACCATGCTAAAGGAAAATGTGGAATCAAAGTGAGACCCGAGTGCCGACTGACAGTAGTAGTAAGGGAGATGACCGCTGAAGAGGAGGCTGAGATAGCCAGACTGAGAGTCCACAATTTCCGTAAGCTCACCAAGCGAGAAAGGCGGCTTGTGCCTCATAAGCTTATTGAGACGACTCCAATCTGGAATCGCAAGGGCAAAGCTCGTGAACCAAGTGGCATGGCTGCATGA